From Topomyia yanbarensis strain Yona2022 chromosome 1, ASM3024719v1, whole genome shotgun sequence, one genomic window encodes:
- the LOC131696323 gene encoding zinc finger protein 708-like, with translation MCDQSFPKKRQLAVHKRVHAGTRPYSCDICGKAYTKGINLSRHKRIHTGERRHRCRICCREFFASEQLDQHRHTHKDQAYICDICSRKFTENSSLTRHRLIHAGERSHKCDICGKEFITSAELTRHMRMHTGERPYKCDTCGKGYVESSSLKRHQRVHIDMNLADQIFSCDICGRKFLESKELTQHKLIHSKDREYRCEVCGGGFKKYSHMTRHMQIHTNERPYKCDLCGQEFLRRAHLTQAWWRTTPWL, from the coding sequence ATGTGTGACCAATCATTCCCCAAGAAGAGACAGCTGGCAGTTCACAAGCGCGTACATGCCGGCACGCGACCGTACTCCTGTGATATTTGCGGTAAAGCATACACCAAGGGTATAAATCTAAGCCGGCACAAACGGATACATACAGGCGAACGACGGCACCGTTGTCGGATATGTTGCAGAGAATTTTTCGCTTCTGAGCAATTGGATCAGCACCGGCATACCCATAAAGATCAGGCTTACATTTGCGATATCTGCAGTAGGAAGTTTACCGAAAACAGTAGTCTCACGCGACACAGACTTATCCATGCAGGTGAGAGATCGCACAAGTGCGATATTTGTGGCAAAGAATTCATAACTAGTGCTGAACTCACTCGCCACATGCGCATGCATACTGGCGAGCGTCCGTATAAGTGTGATACCTGTGGCAAAGGCTACGTAGAAAGCAGCAGTTTGAAACGTCACCAGCGTGTTCACATCGATATGAATCTTGCGGATCAAATATTTAGTTGCGACATCTGTGGTAGAAAGTTTCTTGAATCTAAAGAACTTACGCAGCACAAACTTATCCACAGCAAAGATCGAGAATACAGATGTGAAGTCTGTGGTGGCGggtttaaaaaatattctcatATGACTCGGCACATGCAAATCCATACAAACGAACGCCCGTACAAATGTGACCTCTGCGGGCAGGAGTTTCTTCGAAGAGCACATTTGACCCAGGCATGGTGGCGAACGACTCCATGGCTGTGA